A window from gamma proteobacterium SS-5 encodes these proteins:
- a CDS encoding DUF4212 domain-containing protein, whose protein sequence is MSDTNRSDYWQANVRLVMILLVVWFVVSYGFGILLFEPLNAIELGGYKLGFWFAQQGAIYTFLVLILIYVIKMNALDKKHGVQED, encoded by the coding sequence ATGAGTGATACCAACCGATCGGATTATTGGCAGGCGAATGTACGCCTGGTAATGATCCTCCTCGTCGTCTGGTTTGTCGTTTCCTACGGTTTCGGCATACTGCTGTTTGAACCCCTCAACGCCATCGAACTGGGCGGCTACAAACTGGGCTTCTGGTTTGCCCAACAGGGCGCTATCTACACCTTCCTGGTGCTGATACTCATCTATGTAATCAAAATGAACGCGCTTGATAAAAAGCACGGCGTTCAAGAAGACTGA